A single region of the Colletotrichum destructivum chromosome 12, complete sequence genome encodes:
- a CDS encoding Putative zn(2)Cys(6) fungal-type DNA-binding domain, fungal transcription factor: protein MVSSDDVSPARDSNSDRHEAVPGMSSSETPDSGIKHRRPHRKSRTGCQPCKKRKIKCDEARPSCLNCVRRKVDCSFPLESVVHQDPATGVCGYRYSGCRPGTSQHSSARNSAEPLARAQFVPDRVPGDLRSLLKEQSTKIDIMSQRLSVMEGAMAQLAKPGLYQPALSYSDAALLSHFFANTVPTMVVDDVGEGGRDFWHVRLPDLSSRHPHVLHLLLALAALHKSRSCPQHQSTHLLEQAERHQLLGIQGTTPLLGNINDNYEVAYTSAVLIGLVNLAMGPRLGEYVAFSDQGAANFLGLLRGVRSIKFHYHQRAPPPEIPSPYMWAVDRIRVAELGFQAGGHYGEHLRRLRHLVDEITDAGLRGSYVAAMDDLEQLFVRMDEPDVATYYMSPFGWLYRISDRFLGRIQDKEPLALAMLSCFTIVLKGLESGWAADGWASHIMSGIWIYLAPEYRDMVRWPMQRLGWEPGEEDVLLRAALASTPLSIHT, encoded by the coding sequence ATGGTGTCGAGCGATGACGTTTCCCCGGCCAGGGACTCGAACTCTGACCGACACGAGGCCGTGCCGGGCATGAGTTCTTCGGAGACTCCGGATAGCGGTATCAAACATCGGCGACCTCACCGCAAATCTCGGACCGGCTGCCAGCCGTgcaagaagaggaagattAAGTGCGACGAGGCCCGACCCTCCTGTCTCAACTGCGTCCGCAGGAAGGTCGACTGCAGCTTTCCCCTCGAGTCTGTCGTCCACCAGGACCCGGCCACCGGGGTCTGCGGCTACCGGTACTCAGGATGTCGGCCCGGGACCAGCCAACACAGCTCCGCCAGAAACTCCGCCGAACCCCTGGCGCGAGCCCAGTTCGTACCAGATCGTGTGCCAGGCGATCTACGGAGCCTCCTGAAAGAGCAGTCCACGAAGATAGATATCATGTCACAGCGGCTTAGTGTCATGGAGGGCGCGATGGCGCAGCTTGCTAAACCGGGACTCTACCAGCCGGCACTGAGCTATTCCGACGCAGCTTTGCTCAGTCACTTCTTCGCCAACACAGTCCCTACCATGGTCGTGGATGACGtaggagaaggaggaagagactTCTGGCATGTGCGGTTGCCAGATCTCAGCTCTCGACACCCCCACGTCCTCCATCTTCTGCTGGCGCTCGCTGCCCTACACAAGAGCCGGTCGTGCCCGCAGCATCAGTCCACTCACCTCCTGGAGCAGGCCGAGCGgcaccagctcctcggcatccaggGCACCACGCCCCTCCTGGGGAACATCAACGACAACTACGAGGTGGCGTACACGTCGGCCGTCCTCATCGGGCTCGTCAACCTGGCGATGGGCCCCCGCCTGGGGGAGTACGTCGCCTTCAGCGATCAGGGCGCGGCCAATTTTCTGGGCCTGCTGCGAGGGGTCCGGTCCATCAAATTCCACTACCATCAACGcgctccgccgccggagaTTCCGTCGCCGTATATGTGGGCCGTGGACAGGATCAGGGTGGCGGAGCTGGgtttccaggccggcggccatTACGGAGAACACCTGCGGCGCCTGCGCCACCTCGTTGATGAAATCACCGACGCCGGGCTGAGGGGTTCGTACGTCGCTGCCatggacgacctcgagcagctctTCGTCCGGATGGACGAGCCCGACGTGGCCACTTACTACATGAGCCCGTTCGGGTGGCTGTACCGCATCTCGGACAGGTTTCTCGGCAGGATACAGGACAAGGAGCCCCTCGCGCTCGCCATGCTGAGTTGTTTCACCATCGTGCTCAAGGGGCTGGAGAGCGGCTGGGCGGCGGACGGGTGGGCGAGTCATATCATGTCTGGCATCTGGATTTACCTCGCCCCAGAGTATAGAGACATGGTGCGGTGGCCGATGCAGAGGTTGGGCTGGGAGCCGGGTGAGGAGGATGTTCTACTGCGCGCAGCTCTGGCTTCGACCCCTTTGTCCATACACACGTAG